A region of Heliomicrobium gestii DNA encodes the following proteins:
- a CDS encoding DUF4264 family protein has translation MVHRLFTYGTLTDRDTLEGLLEHSAGVARPAVLTGYQSCPSAYGYPYILPVSDGEVEGVVWSDLTDEDLLRTDEYEGVHDDRPMYFRKSIHLVIDGQPMDAWVYVGIPETFADGSNAFEPLATKEVPANVELFAVIDFLNDTLKDKGLLFGVRKNGETMTISIYEV, from the coding sequence ATGGTTCATAGGCTCTTTACATATGGCACGCTGACAGACCGCGACACCTTGGAAGGATTGCTGGAACACAGCGCCGGTGTTGCTCGTCCGGCCGTCCTGACCGGTTACCAGTCTTGTCCCTCCGCCTATGGCTATCCCTACATCCTGCCCGTTTCCGACGGGGAGGTGGAGGGCGTGGTCTGGAGCGACCTTACCGATGAGGACCTGCTGCGCACCGACGAATACGAAGGCGTCCACGATGACAGGCCGATGTATTTTCGGAAATCGATCCATCTTGTCATCGATGGGCAACCGATGGATGCTTGGGTGTATGTGGGCATACCGGAGACCTTTGCCGACGGCTCCAACGCTTTTGAGCCATTGGCGACAAAAGAAGTTCCTGCGAACGTCGAGTTGTTCGCTGTCATTGATTTTCTGAACGACACCCTAAAGGATAAGGGCTTGCTATTCGGGGTGAGAAAAAACGGGGAGACCATGACCATTTCCATCTACGAGGTATAG
- a CDS encoding 7-carboxy-7-deazaguanine synthase QueE → MPTADLVEIMVSAQGEGPWIGCRQVFLRFFGCNLCCSYCDTLGSRGPRPTACRIEKEPGRGVFDLWANPVTPEQVAKYLRNSPTVHSISLTGGEPLLHVEFIQQLIPLLGDERPPLYLETNGTLPESLGRIIDKLDYVSMDLKTPLDNHLDVHRPFLSVASRKQGYVKIVITPSTEGDTVQRAAQIIAEEAPHFPLILQPVTGKTGLPLAIPGHLHDLQAAALAIHRDVRIIPQAHPILGIL, encoded by the coding sequence TTGCCTACGGCCGATCTCGTTGAAATCATGGTATCCGCTCAGGGCGAAGGACCCTGGATCGGTTGCCGGCAAGTCTTTTTGCGCTTTTTCGGCTGCAATCTCTGCTGTTCCTATTGTGATACCCTGGGGAGTCGGGGCCCGCGACCTACGGCTTGCCGGATCGAAAAAGAACCGGGCCGTGGTGTTTTTGACCTCTGGGCAAATCCGGTTACACCGGAGCAAGTGGCGAAATACCTCCGAAATAGCCCAACAGTCCATTCCATCAGTCTGACCGGAGGAGAACCGTTGTTGCATGTCGAATTTATCCAGCAGTTGATCCCATTGCTGGGCGACGAGCGACCTCCACTCTATCTGGAAACGAACGGCACATTGCCCGAATCATTGGGTCGCATCATCGACAAATTGGACTATGTTAGCATGGACTTAAAGACGCCCCTGGACAACCATTTGGACGTGCATCGTCCCTTTCTGAGTGTCGCCTCCCGGAAACAGGGCTATGTCAAAATCGTCATCACCCCGTCGACAGAAGGCGATACGGTGCAACGAGCCGCCCAGATCATCGCAGAAGAAGCCCCACACTTTCCCCTGATTTTGCAGCCGGTGACTGGAAAAACAGGCTTACCCCTCGCGATTCCCGGTCATTTGCACGATCTGCAAGCAGCGGCGCTAGCGATTCATCGGGATGTGCGCATCATTCCGCAGGCCCATCCGATTTTGGGAATTTTATAG
- a CDS encoding DUF2225 domain-containing protein, whose amino-acid sequence MNADAFFTQRKTCPVCGHEFVATRIRSSFIRVKERMPDFRTIFEGINPLHYQVFVCPACQYAALENRFDQVGNDRLQLRRGLLDAFSAEPDFSGTRTAETALRSFELALRTAQIGGAPASLQAPLNLRAAWIAREMRWDDVDRKYTEAALRLYEAAFGDDRNAKTSAVTLMYLIGELHRQLGQQADAVRWLARAAMHPDVKKEPEIERLVRQQWSRAREENKAGDHEIRTDPAENGAMIASIDGDAAEPAPDQPAASPQQNVDFSSRKRLGPKIRFTVTLYEDEIDWLKRLSSVPYAESKLFMDKESVLRALLDAAMETWPEVRGFSDEAGLRQKFIEAMQTKKPGS is encoded by the coding sequence ATGAACGCTGATGCATTTTTTACCCAACGGAAAACCTGCCCAGTCTGTGGCCACGAGTTTGTGGCCACTCGGATTCGAAGCTCCTTCATCCGGGTCAAGGAACGGATGCCTGACTTCCGAACGATCTTTGAAGGGATCAATCCCCTGCATTATCAGGTCTTCGTCTGCCCAGCCTGCCAGTATGCGGCTTTAGAAAACCGCTTCGATCAGGTCGGCAATGATCGGCTGCAACTCCGCCGGGGCCTTCTCGACGCCTTCAGCGCCGAACCTGATTTTTCCGGTACCCGGACGGCGGAGACCGCTTTGCGCAGCTTTGAGTTGGCTTTACGCACCGCCCAGATCGGAGGAGCGCCGGCCAGTTTGCAAGCGCCGCTGAACTTACGGGCCGCCTGGATCGCCCGGGAGATGAGGTGGGACGATGTGGACCGCAAGTACACAGAAGCAGCGCTGCGACTCTACGAAGCCGCCTTCGGCGATGATCGCAACGCAAAGACGAGCGCGGTCACCCTCATGTACCTGATTGGGGAACTGCACCGGCAACTCGGTCAACAGGCCGACGCTGTTCGCTGGTTGGCCAGAGCCGCCATGCATCCTGATGTAAAAAAAGAACCGGAGATTGAACGCCTGGTTCGGCAGCAATGGTCTCGGGCGAGGGAAGAAAACAAGGCTGGCGATCATGAAATTAGAACGGATCCAGCCGAGAACGGGGCAATGATCGCTTCTATCGACGGGGACGCAGCGGAGCCGGCTCCTGATCAACCGGCGGCGTCTCCCCAACAGAACGTAGACTTCTCGAGCCGAAAACGACTAGGGCCGAAGATCCGTTTCACCGTCACCCTCTACGAAGATGAAATCGACTGGTTGAAACGGCTCAGCTCCGTTCCCTATGCAGAAAGCAAGCTCTTTATGGACAAGGAGTCGGTGTTGCGGGCGCTGTTGGACGCGGCTATGGAAACATGGCCGGAGGTGCGCGGCTTTTCCGATGAAGCAGGGCTGCGCCAGAAATTTATCGAAGCGATGCAAACGAAGAAACCAGGGAGTTAA
- a CDS encoding DUF366 family protein → MLKTYYHPEPTTYDGTQLRSLWTYRHFHIMGDSIVAFRGPCKVGLDKMVDLEDVLVGDSIYSPEMLHFIIEHFDMDLEKTIYRQRLFMAMIKEDLEEVCGGALIRRGDDLYWREKKLSVSIATRSPVSTLIHVGLNLRTEGTPVPTASLGQIGEKDPEGFARRLMNQYSAEVTDIYLARCKVRGVE, encoded by the coding sequence GTGCTGAAGACATACTATCATCCAGAACCGACGACCTACGATGGAACACAACTACGCTCCCTGTGGACATACCGTCATTTTCACATCATGGGGGACAGCATCGTCGCTTTCCGGGGACCCTGTAAAGTCGGCCTGGACAAAATGGTCGATCTGGAAGACGTTCTCGTCGGTGACAGCATCTACAGCCCAGAAATGCTGCACTTTATTATCGAACATTTCGACATGGATCTGGAGAAGACGATCTATCGGCAGCGACTGTTCATGGCCATGATCAAGGAGGATCTGGAAGAGGTCTGCGGGGGCGCCTTGATCCGCCGCGGCGACGACCTCTACTGGCGGGAAAAAAAGCTGTCCGTTTCCATCGCCACCCGTTCGCCCGTATCCACCTTGATCCATGTTGGGTTGAATCTGCGCACAGAAGGAACCCCCGTGCCGACAGCCTCACTGGGACAGATCGGGGAGAAAGACCCCGAGGGATTTGCCCGCCGGTTGATGAATCAATATTCCGCCGAAGTAACTGACATCTATCTTGCTCGCTGCAAAGTTCGAGGAGTTGAATAA
- the folE gene encoding GTP cyclohydrolase I FolE, with protein sequence MDLVKIEKAVHMILEAIGEDPQREGLVDTPRRVARMYQEILGGLEEDPKRHLEVIFTEEHEEMVLVKDIPLYSVCEHHLLPFYGVAHVAYIPRSGVITGLSKLARLVEGYAKRPQLQERLTAQVADAIVDKLDPQGVLVVIEAEHMCMTMRGVKKPGSRTVTSAVRGIFRNRPATRSEAISLIRGSRTLP encoded by the coding sequence ATGGATTTAGTAAAAATCGAAAAGGCTGTCCACATGATTTTGGAGGCCATCGGCGAAGATCCGCAACGGGAAGGGCTCGTCGATACGCCACGGCGCGTGGCCCGTATGTACCAGGAGATCCTGGGCGGGCTGGAAGAGGATCCGAAACGCCATCTGGAAGTGATCTTTACGGAAGAGCATGAAGAGATGGTATTGGTCAAGGACATCCCCTTGTACTCCGTTTGCGAACACCATCTCCTGCCTTTTTACGGTGTGGCCCATGTGGCCTACATTCCCCGCTCCGGCGTGATCACAGGCTTGAGCAAGTTGGCCCGCTTGGTGGAAGGCTATGCTAAACGCCCTCAACTGCAGGAGCGGCTCACCGCCCAGGTGGCTGACGCGATTGTGGACAAGTTGGACCCTCAGGGCGTGCTGGTCGTCATCGAAGCGGAACACATGTGCATGACCATGCGGGGTGTCAAAAAACCTGGATCCCGCACCGTCACTTCAGCCGTACGAGGCATCTTCCGCAACCGCCCGGCCACACGCAGTGAAGCGATTTCCCTGATCCGCGGCTCTCGAACCCTTCCGTAA
- a CDS encoding polysaccharide biosynthesis protein, whose product MTTALTYGTLVLLAATLLNRLLSFYNQIVLMKYIGAETVGLFQMIYPVYILLLVAATFGIPVALTKRIAEEAAYSRWGNVRQLMQISLLLLAAGGTLLTLAALFFSPALVADDRATAAFWPLLPSILLICFASALRSFCQGMQEMMPTSIASFAEQVVRIVSGLSLALALLPRGAGWAAAGMSWGITLGELCGLLTLLLLSSPLFFSRLKLFWANRRARATIGAAQALRSLWPVAAPVAASRIVSCLIMGLDAYLIPRVLQQSGLTSAEATVAFGSLVGGLVPLIAIPAVFTAPLSVSLVPGIAESWALRQERTVRYRSVKALRLTAVIGWPAAVLLALIGDRFAALFFGLAHMGDTLHILAWGAPFLYLQSTTSGILQGLGMVVFPLFVTVATSLLRIAVFLSFATSPSVGLDGVAFGFTLSNVLAALLHLYWFHQRLGLTGRELASFLLPLPAALVLGAGLWVGLPVVACFGLQEAIALVPVVTLSTILYLGALAAYGGLTAADLRTFPGGNRLLGWIRKK is encoded by the coding sequence ATGACCACCGCCTTGACCTACGGAACGTTAGTCCTATTGGCGGCGACACTGTTGAACCGCTTGCTTTCCTTTTATAACCAGATCGTTCTCATGAAATACATCGGCGCCGAAACGGTCGGTCTCTTCCAGATGATCTACCCTGTCTACATCTTATTGCTGGTGGCGGCCACCTTTGGCATCCCCGTGGCGTTGACCAAGAGGATCGCCGAAGAAGCCGCCTACAGTCGATGGGGCAATGTCCGGCAACTGATGCAGATCTCCCTCCTCCTGCTGGCGGCCGGCGGTACGTTGTTGACATTGGCGGCGCTATTTTTCTCCCCCGCTCTCGTGGCTGATGATCGGGCGACGGCGGCGTTCTGGCCCCTCCTGCCCAGCATCCTGCTGATCTGTTTCGCTTCGGCCCTTCGTTCCTTCTGCCAGGGGATGCAGGAGATGATGCCCACGTCGATCGCCTCCTTTGCCGAACAAGTGGTGCGCATCGTCAGCGGCCTTTCCCTCGCCCTGGCGCTGCTGCCTCGAGGCGCCGGTTGGGCCGCGGCCGGCATGTCCTGGGGGATCACCCTTGGAGAACTCTGCGGTCTGCTCACCCTGCTCCTCCTCTCCAGCCCTCTCTTCTTCAGCCGCCTCAAGCTTTTTTGGGCGAACCGGCGCGCGCGCGCTACGATCGGCGCCGCCCAGGCGCTGCGTTCGCTCTGGCCGGTGGCCGCTCCCGTAGCCGCCTCCCGAATCGTTTCCTGTCTGATCATGGGGCTCGACGCCTACCTGATCCCGCGTGTCCTCCAGCAATCGGGCCTGACATCAGCAGAGGCGACAGTTGCCTTTGGCAGCCTCGTCGGCGGACTCGTTCCCCTGATCGCTATTCCCGCCGTATTTACGGCACCCCTCTCTGTCAGCCTTGTGCCTGGCATTGCCGAGAGTTGGGCCCTTCGGCAAGAACGAACGGTGCGCTACCGCTCTGTCAAGGCCTTGCGTCTGACGGCGGTGATCGGCTGGCCGGCGGCGGTGCTGCTCGCCTTGATCGGCGACCGGTTTGCGGCGCTCTTTTTTGGGCTGGCCCACATGGGCGATACGCTGCATATCTTGGCCTGGGGCGCCCCCTTCCTCTACCTGCAAAGCACGACAAGCGGGATACTGCAAGGGTTGGGAATGGTCGTTTTTCCGCTCTTTGTGACTGTGGCCACATCGCTGCTTCGCATCGCTGTTTTTCTTTCTTTCGCCACATCGCCTTCTGTCGGCCTGGATGGCGTCGCCTTCGGCTTCACCTTGTCCAATGTCCTGGCCGCCTTGTTGCACCTGTACTGGTTTCACCAGCGCCTCGGGCTTACGGGACGGGAACTGGCTTCTTTCCTGCTGCCGCTCCCCGCTGCCCTTGTGCTGGGCGCCGGCCTCTGGGTTGGCCTACCGGTCGTCGCATGCTTTGGATTGCAGGAGGCGATCGCCTTGGTGCCCGTGGTCACCCTTTCGACCATTCTCTACCTCGGCGCGTTGGCCGCTTACGGTGGACTGACAGCGGCTGATCTGCGAACCTTTCCGGGGGGGAACCGACTGCTTGGTTGGATCCGTAAAAAATAA
- a CDS encoding glycerol-3-phosphate acyltransferase, protein MCTVLTLFVCAYLLGALSLTYWIGRCRSHLAVTDYGPGSIGPVKLLRLAGPESMVAALLAELTKGWLIGWLTVFFQAGEIAQWLTALFLLAGYGWSPVLGGRGGNICLPFTGFLFQVAPPLGQVALSVALSVLLLTRSPNLAALIALVSLPCVAWLQHFSVFALAVTTAAAAVVAFQFWLVRCHRPRESEIY, encoded by the coding sequence GTGTGTACGGTCTTGACGCTTTTTGTCTGCGCCTACCTGCTCGGCGCCCTGTCATTAACCTACTGGATCGGCCGGTGCAGGAGCCATCTGGCGGTGACCGATTATGGTCCAGGATCCATCGGCCCCGTCAAACTGTTGCGCCTCGCTGGACCGGAGAGCATGGTCGCCGCCCTGCTGGCAGAGTTGACCAAAGGTTGGCTGATCGGATGGCTGACTGTCTTTTTTCAGGCCGGTGAGATCGCCCAATGGCTGACCGCCTTGTTCCTTTTGGCCGGATACGGTTGGTCGCCTGTCCTTGGCGGCCGAGGCGGAAACATCTGCCTTCCCTTTACGGGGTTTCTCTTCCAGGTGGCCCCACCCTTGGGCCAAGTGGCGCTGTCCGTCGCGCTGTCGGTGTTGCTGTTGACACGCTCGCCCAATCTGGCTGCTCTCATCGCCCTGGTGTCATTGCCTTGTGTGGCCTGGCTGCAGCATTTTTCTGTTTTTGCTCTGGCTGTAACGACAGCGGCCGCGGCGGTCGTTGCCTTTCAGTTTTGGTTGGTTCGTTGTCACCGACCGAGGGAATCAGAAATATACTAG
- a CDS encoding small, acid-soluble spore protein, alpha/beta type yields the protein MAQFFPREKIFPESVRDTFKYEIAEELGLTTKIQDGYWGALTASDCGRVGGKIGGSMVKAMVRRAEALLSQDGNQPLT from the coding sequence GTGGCCCAATTTTTCCCAAGAGAGAAAATCTTTCCGGAGTCGGTGCGCGACACCTTTAAGTATGAGATCGCCGAAGAATTGGGACTGACGACGAAAATCCAAGACGGCTACTGGGGCGCCCTGACGGCCAGCGACTGCGGTCGCGTCGGCGGCAAGATCGGCGGCAGCATGGTAAAAGCCATGGTCCGCCGGGCTGAGGCGTTGCTGAGCCAGGATGGCAACCAGCCGTTGACGTAG
- the fusA gene encoding elongation factor G, with protein sequence MTTPRESIRNIAVLAHTGAGKTSLVESMLFNAGLVNRKGRVEDGNTTTDYLPEETKRKVSIQAAMAPIKWLGTKLNIIDTPGYSDFFGEVVGAVSVAEGSLLVVCGVSGVQVQTETTWRLIQDKGRIPVVFINKLDRENANFGKALEQLRELGGAQILPLHWPVGAAPQWQGMVNILDDAFFPASPKVKDMPALSTEEEDSIKSWRDKLVEAIVEIDEELMMRYLDGEEIALEELRPALSAAVKAGKVVPVLGGAASADSTMKGLLDELAALLPAPLDEGGQEPAPGAPLKAQVFKTVIDPYLGKVNFVRIYQGMLRGDTPLYNGTSQKEEKPASPLFMTGKSQQPSDVAGPGEIVALVKLQHTHTGDTLLVKGAAIEPLPLIEFPHPSLSMAFHPATKADEDKLGGSLQRLLEEEPCLKIHRNTETKETILTGMGTLHMEVCVERLQRKYGVNVTTSWPKIPYRESVRKSAKAEGKHKKQTGGHGQYGHVWLVMEPKHNGDFEFAESIFGGVVPKNFIPAVEKGVRESLLEGALAGYPVTNIKVNLVDGSYHPVDSSELSFKMAAHIAFKKGMEMAEPYLLEPVMQVEINVPEYYLGDILGDLNGRRGRVLGSEMVGNRQLIQALVPQQELIQFPLQLQAITHGRGSYQAEFHSYQEVPPRMAQTIIEAARKNNH encoded by the coding sequence TTGACGACACCGAGAGAATCCATACGCAACATCGCTGTTCTCGCCCATACCGGCGCAGGGAAAACCTCTTTGGTGGAATCGATGCTGTTCAACGCGGGGCTCGTCAACCGGAAAGGTCGAGTCGAGGATGGCAACACAACGACTGATTACCTGCCCGAGGAGACGAAGCGAAAAGTTAGCATACAGGCAGCCATGGCGCCGATCAAATGGCTCGGGACGAAACTGAATATCATCGATACACCGGGATACAGCGACTTTTTTGGAGAGGTTGTCGGCGCCGTTTCTGTCGCTGAGGGGTCCTTGCTCGTCGTCTGCGGCGTCAGCGGCGTTCAGGTGCAGACGGAAACGACATGGCGCTTGATCCAAGATAAAGGGCGTATCCCTGTCGTATTTATCAATAAACTAGATCGTGAAAACGCGAATTTTGGCAAAGCCCTGGAACAGTTGCGGGAACTGGGCGGAGCGCAGATCCTGCCGCTGCATTGGCCTGTCGGCGCTGCTCCGCAGTGGCAGGGGATGGTCAACATCCTCGATGACGCCTTTTTTCCCGCCAGTCCTAAGGTCAAAGATATGCCGGCTTTGTCCACGGAAGAAGAGGACAGCATAAAAAGCTGGCGCGACAAATTGGTCGAAGCGATCGTCGAGATCGATGAAGAACTGATGATGCGCTACCTGGACGGCGAAGAGATCGCCCTGGAAGAGCTGCGACCGGCATTGTCCGCCGCCGTGAAGGCCGGCAAAGTTGTCCCCGTTCTGGGCGGAGCCGCCAGTGCCGACAGCACGATGAAGGGGTTGCTCGACGAACTGGCGGCCCTGTTGCCGGCGCCCCTCGATGAGGGGGGACAGGAACCGGCGCCCGGCGCGCCCCTGAAGGCGCAAGTCTTCAAGACTGTCATCGATCCCTACCTTGGCAAAGTCAACTTTGTCCGCATTTACCAGGGAATGTTGCGCGGCGATACGCCGCTCTATAACGGCACGAGTCAAAAAGAGGAAAAACCGGCGTCGCCGCTGTTTATGACCGGCAAAAGTCAACAACCTTCCGACGTCGCCGGTCCTGGTGAGATCGTCGCTCTGGTCAAACTGCAACATACCCACACCGGGGACACCTTGTTGGTCAAAGGCGCCGCCATTGAGCCGCTGCCCTTGATCGAATTCCCTCATCCCAGCCTGTCCATGGCTTTCCATCCCGCCACCAAGGCCGATGAAGACAAACTGGGCGGCAGCCTGCAGCGCCTTTTAGAGGAGGAACCTTGCCTCAAGATCCACCGGAACACAGAGACGAAAGAGACGATCCTCACCGGCATGGGCACCCTGCACATGGAGGTGTGTGTCGAGCGGCTGCAACGCAAGTACGGCGTCAATGTGACCACCAGTTGGCCCAAGATTCCCTACCGGGAGTCGGTCCGCAAGTCGGCCAAGGCTGAAGGGAAACACAAGAAACAGACTGGCGGCCATGGCCAGTACGGCCATGTCTGGCTGGTCATGGAGCCGAAGCATAACGGGGACTTTGAATTCGCCGAATCCATCTTCGGCGGTGTGGTGCCGAAAAACTTCATCCCCGCCGTCGAGAAGGGTGTTCGCGAGAGCCTCCTGGAGGGGGCGCTTGCCGGATATCCGGTGACGAACATCAAGGTGAACCTCGTCGACGGTTCCTACCATCCCGTCGACTCCTCGGAACTATCCTTTAAGATGGCGGCCCATATCGCTTTCAAAAAAGGCATGGAGATGGCTGAACCGTACCTGCTAGAACCGGTGATGCAGGTGGAGATCAACGTGCCGGAGTACTATCTGGGCGATATCCTGGGCGATCTGAACGGCCGACGCGGCCGGGTCCTCGGCAGCGAGATGGTGGGGAACCGGCAACTCATCCAGGCCCTCGTTCCCCAGCAGGAATTGATCCAGTTCCCGTTGCAACTGCAAGCGATCACCCATGGCCGCGGCAGCTACCAGGCCGAGTTCCACTCCTATCAGGAGGTTCCCCCGCGGATGGCCCAGACGATTATTGAAGCCGCCCGCAAGAACAATCACTGA
- a CDS encoding TIGR04086 family membrane protein, producing MAEQQEPATLSATPVLVGTGYALAASLGVSVLLVLFFFFTSLSERYIMPVVHSAYGLCALGAGWVAARRAGARGLIYGLLAGLSFFVFTIVVGYFVPAPVFPMTTWWKKMLFALAGGSAGGIAGIAWKE from the coding sequence ATGGCAGAACAACAGGAACCGGCAACCCTGTCGGCAACGCCCGTTTTGGTCGGAACGGGCTACGCCCTGGCGGCGTCGCTGGGCGTTTCTGTATTGCTTGTCCTTTTTTTCTTCTTTACCAGCTTGTCCGAGCGATACATCATGCCCGTTGTCCATAGCGCCTACGGACTCTGCGCCTTGGGCGCCGGCTGGGTGGCCGCCCGCAGGGCTGGCGCCAGGGGATTGATTTACGGTTTGCTGGCAGGGTTGAGCTTTTTTGTCTTCACCATCGTTGTCGGTTATTTTGTGCCCGCCCCCGTATTCCCGATGACAACCTGGTGGAAAAAAATGCTCTTCGCCCTTGCCGGCGGTTCCGCCGGCGGCATCGCCGGGATCGCCTGGAAAGAATGA
- the surE gene encoding 5'/3'-nucleotidase SurE has protein sequence MRILLTNDDGIHAPGIHALWRVFEDWADIFVVAPDTERSATGHGITVHQPLRVEKLTFANPRVRGWAVNGTPADCVKLAMEELMEEPPHIVVSGINRGPNLGTDVLYSGTVSAAMEGVIYGIPSIAVSVTGWQTVDYTVAAETTRLLCEKLVARGLTPDTFLNVNVPDLPRERIGGIEVTKLGSRRYQNIFDKRTDPRGRVYYWMAGEVHDVDAGEGTDIQAVNSGAISVTPIHFDLTNYSLIQEVSDWLCQKTAPVDEPDQSKRKA, from the coding sequence TTGCGCATTCTACTGACCAATGATGATGGGATTCACGCGCCCGGCATTCATGCCTTGTGGCGCGTCTTCGAGGATTGGGCCGATATCTTTGTGGTCGCGCCTGACACAGAGCGGAGCGCTACCGGTCACGGTATCACTGTCCACCAACCCTTGCGCGTCGAGAAACTAACCTTTGCCAACCCCCGCGTTCGCGGTTGGGCTGTGAACGGCACGCCGGCCGACTGTGTGAAGTTAGCGATGGAAGAACTCATGGAAGAACCGCCCCATATTGTCGTGTCCGGCATCAACCGAGGCCCCAATCTGGGAACAGATGTCCTCTACTCGGGCACCGTTTCGGCGGCCATGGAAGGGGTCATCTACGGGATCCCCTCTATCGCTGTATCGGTCACCGGTTGGCAGACTGTTGACTACACCGTTGCCGCAGAAACAACCCGCCTGCTTTGTGAAAAACTGGTGGCGCGGGGGCTGACACCGGACACCTTTCTCAATGTCAACGTCCCCGATCTGCCCAGGGAACGCATCGGCGGCATAGAGGTGACGAAACTGGGAAGCCGGCGTTATCAGAATATCTTTGACAAGCGGACCGATCCGCGCGGTCGTGTCTACTACTGGATGGCCGGCGAGGTTCATGATGTCGATGCCGGTGAAGGCACCGATATCCAGGCCGTCAATTCCGGCGCTATCTCGGTGACGCCGATCCACTTTGATCTCACCAACTACTCCTTGATCCAGGAGGTGTCTGATTGGCTCTGCCAAAAGACAGCGCCCGTTGATGAACCGGATCAGTCAAAAAGGAAGGCATAG
- a CDS encoding SIMPL domain-containing protein (The SIMPL domain is named for its presence in mouse protein SIMPL (signalling molecule that associates with mouse pelle-like kinase). Bacterial member BP26, from Brucella, was shown to assemble into a channel-like structure, while YggE from E. coli has been associated with resistance to oxidative stress.) produces the protein MNDRGGLIATNNRSTANKIALIFFSIIVLTAFYLSTHRVPAPPLDSAIAVDPRDVHIKVTGTADLPTDQWRLTLAVQQGGRTSTEAEQAMNRALDKLLGSLADVGFSPDNINRLDQQLTPQWSGAGARSPQGFVAASTIEINRVPAEQREAVLAAALANGANQIIKMAPLYDGNGDVQKQAVKAALEDANRKAKAIAAGMGRELGDVVSIDQAESEAHLQLTVLYRLKF, from the coding sequence TTGAACGACAGAGGAGGACTGATCGCCACGAATAACCGCTCGACCGCTAATAAAATCGCCCTTATTTTTTTCAGCATCATCGTGCTGACTGCCTTTTACCTTTCCACCCACCGAGTCCCGGCGCCGCCCCTTGACTCGGCGATCGCCGTCGATCCCCGCGATGTTCACATCAAGGTGACGGGAACAGCCGACCTGCCGACAGATCAGTGGCGCCTGACCTTGGCCGTTCAGCAGGGAGGACGCACATCGACCGAAGCGGAACAAGCCATGAACCGGGCCCTTGATAAATTGCTCGGCAGTTTAGCCGATGTCGGCTTTTCTCCGGACAACATCAATCGTCTTGACCAGCAGTTGACGCCCCAATGGTCTGGCGCCGGCGCCCGATCTCCACAGGGGTTTGTCGCAGCCTCCACCATCGAGATCAACCGTGTCCCGGCGGAACAACGGGAAGCGGTGCTGGCGGCCGCGCTGGCTAACGGCGCCAATCAGATCATCAAAATGGCGCCGCTCTACGACGGCAACGGTGATGTTCAAAAACAGGCCGTCAAGGCAGCTCTCGAAGACGCCAATCGCAAGGCCAAGGCCATCGCCGCAGGCATGGGGCGGGAACTGGGCGATGTCGTCTCCATCGACCAGGCCGAATCGGAGGCCCACCTCCAACTGACGGTGCTCTACCGGCTGAAGTTTTGA